The Panthera leo isolate Ple1 chromosome D1, P.leo_Ple1_pat1.1, whole genome shotgun sequence region ATTTAGTGTTCTGTATGAGgttgttttcattgtttcctaTTAAGATTACACTGTGATTTTTGTCTTATGTATAAAACTTACTGTTGTTATGGTTGTTATATTTTAGATTAATATTCTAACTTTAGAGTCCTGAAGTGGAATAACTCAATTTAAAttcaaatgctcttttttttatttggaaaatttcaaacctaCATGAATTAAGAGGATAGTATAATAAATACTTAGGTATGCATTACCCAGCTTGGAAAATGGTCTgcattttgacaaaatacaagcatttaaaaatattattttgtggaCGCTTGGGTGGCTAAGTTAGTTGAGAGTCCAGCTGTGCATCtgagctcagatcttgatctcagggttgtgagttcaagacccacattcgGCTTCgcgctgggcgtgaagcctactaaaaagaaaaatataattttcccaaAGTGGTGAACGTTTTACCCCTCCACCGGTGACTTTGGCAGTGCTCATTTCTCTACAACTTTAGCAGCACTGAGGATCATTATTAAAATCCAAACCCAAAGAAAATGCAGTACTAACACTTGGCTCACTtgttcaacaacaaaaataattaatttgccCTACCCCTGTAGTTTAGCAGAATTTTTGACCTGGCCTGGCCTCAGGATCCCCCAGGAAGATCAATGCAAGGAGCTCTCTTGTAGTTTTGGCCATTTGAATGTCATTGAAAATTCCATAAACATCATGCATGTCTATCTTGAAGTAAATTAAAACTCAATACAATGTAAGGGTCATGTGCATAAGGACCTAGCAACTTAGAtcaaaggatgtggaaaaaaaaaaggaagaaaaaaaagtgtgtgtggggtgcctgagtggctcagttggttgagcatctgactcttgattttggctcaggccatgatctcatggtttgtgagtttgagctccagatggggctctgtgctgacagtgcagagcttgcttgggattctctctccctctctctctgcttctccctcactcacactctctctctatctctcaaaataaagaaataaactaaaaaaaaaaaaaaaaaaaaaagatgtgggtgATGAGATGGGCCAGTAGGGCATGTTCATCAAGGGATTTCCTGACCTTCCAACCCCACCCCGTGAGTCATGTTagttttacttataaaaatatcttGTGACCTGGGCTGTAATAATTGTGTGTGATACTACAAGAATAAGAGgctcttttacttttcttccttcagctTCACTGAGGTGCAATTGACAAAACTGAGGTTCTTTTACATGCTAAGTTTAGAGTCAATGTGGAGTAATAcagtttaaaaagtgtttaagaGGGGTTGATCCAGGATAGACACCATAAAAATGCAGATGGCAGTGGACaaatgaaagaaggcaaaataagaGTAGGGTCCATGTTTGGcagacagaacaaaacaaaacaaaacaattggaTTGTTGagtgttgaagaaaaaaatacgaTAACAAAATCCTGAGTTTGGGGACTGGGGAGGATAGCAGCATGAGCTGTTTAACTTATCTGGTCTTCTACGTCCACGTGTGTAACGGCTAAAGGAAACACCTGTATTGCCTGCTTTCTGGGCTCGATACGGGTATCGCCTGCTCTTcgtataaatgtgtatttttaagatgttGTGGTAACTGGATAATCATAGTACTAAAGAGGCATGCGAATGATCAGGAGTACTCGCtttaaagcaaaaaggaaaggggcacctgggtagctcatttggttaagggtctgactcttgatttaggctcaggtcatgatctcaccattcatggattctagcctcacgtcaggctctgtgctgacagcgcagaacctgcttaggattctctctttctcacactctctctgcttctctctctctctctctctctctctctcaaaataattaaactttaaaaaatgtttaaaaagggggcacctgggtggctcagttgattaagcatccgacttcagctcgggtcacgatctcatgatctgtgggttcgagccccacgtcgggctctgtgctgacagctcagagcctggaacctgcctcggattctgtgtctccctctctctctgcccctcccccactcatgctcagtctctctctgtctctcaaaaatgaataaacatttttaagaaatttaaaaatgtttaaaaaaaaagaaatgaagatcaaggaaagaaggaaaacaggaaaccCCACTGAGAACCTACTGCGTGCCTGTTGTCGGGCTTGAACAGACACAGAATCTCTGCTAATTTTCACCACGCTCCCGAGCCAGGCATTATACTCTCCCCACGTTTAAAATGACTGGGCtaggggcacctatgtggctcagttggtcaagcatctgactcttaatttcagctcaggtcatgatatcacagttgcGAGATCCAGCCCAACATCCAGCaggcgtagagcctgcttgagattctctctctcttctctctccacccctccccctcttcaaaagaaatttaaaatgagtgGGCTGAAGTCTATCACTTCTCCAAGGTCATGCAGCGAGCAGGGTAAGCAGTGGGGAGGCGAGATAACATTAACCGAACTCCCAAGGAAGCCCTGAGGATAAGTACTCAGTGACTGCAGACTGTGTTTTTAACATGGCTGGGCCTGTTCCAGGCTCAAGGACACAGGAGAGTCACTTTTCCCATGACTCCTTTCCTTGTTCCAGGTCTGATGGAAGAGGAAAACCGGATGGGGGTGGTCTACTTTCACTTCCACCCCTTCTCAACAGACCCAGCAGTGGCTCCCCTCCTATTTGTGGCCTTCTTGGTGTCGTACTTAGGAAGTCTCATCGGAAACATCACCATTGGGCTCACAGTCTGGCGAGATCACTCCCTCCACACCCCAAGGTACTTCCTCTTCGCACTGGCCATGCTGGCAATTGGCTACTCCACCAACATTGCTCCCTTGACTCTGGCTGGCATCCTTTCCACGGGGCACATGCTcatctctctccttggctgtgGGGCCTAGATGTGCCCCTTCATTCTTCTTGGAGGGTCTGACTGTGTCTTGCTTGCTGTCATGGCCTATGACAGGTACATGGCAATCTGCCACCCAGTGCATTACCACATCATCATGAGTTGGCGGCTCTGTGGGCAGATGACTTTAGGTTCTTTGGGCCTGGGATTCCTGTTGTCACTGCCTTTGACCGTTCTGATCTGCCACCTTCCATTCTGTGGCCGCAATGAAATCTTCTGCTTCTTCTGTGACATGCCTGCCTTCATGCGCCTGGCCTGTGTGGACACCCGCATGCACGAGGCAGCTCTCTATGCCATCAGTGTGGCCACAGTGGCTGTCCCCTTCCTCCTGATCTGCCTCTCCTATGGCTACATTGTGGCCACCATCCTGAGGATGAATTCAGCTGAGGGAAAGTGCCGGGCTTTCTCCACCTGTTCCTCCCACTTCATCGTGGTTCTCCTGCAGTTTGGATGTTGCACCCTTATCTACCTTCACCCCAGCTCCAGTTCCTCTCCAGAAGAGGGCTGGGAAGTGTCCGTTGTCTACACCCTTTTTGCACCAGTGCTAAACCCCTTGATCTATAGCATAAGGAGTCAAGAGGTGACTGATGCGGGAAGAAGACTTACGGTAAAAACGTGCTGGTTCAGGAAACCAGAAATATTCCTTCCTAGAAGAAATATTCCCCAAACCAATAGAGGCATGATCTGAAGGACAGGAAGCTCCAAAGCAAAGAGTAAGGTGTGGAGAGATGACTGTCTCCATGGCCCTCTCAGCCGGGGGATGCTCATCAGTGcacattcttctctttttagGAGATTCTGGTGAGGAAGCCCTGGATTGGCCCTGACTACTTAGCCAGCCTCCTCTCTCATCATAGTGCTTAGAATAAGGACTGGACAGGAGTGTCAGTGAAGAAGAGGGTGAATAAATGGATGGACAGGGTGACAGTATGACTGGGGCTTCCCCAAACAACTatcactcttccttccttccttcttccttccttccttccttccttccttcctcctttcctttccttttctctttctttctttctttctttctttctttctttctttcgtttgttcttttctttatttcttcctccttttctttctttctttcttcttccttttctttctttctttctttctttctttctttctttcttcttcctcctttccttttctttctttctgtctttctttctttctttctttctgtctttctttctttctttctttcttcttccttttctttctttctttccctcacacCTAATTAACTTAACCTGATGAAGATAATCTAGGAAAGCTCTTAAGGAAATACTTCTGTAAAAGACCAACACCATACCAGATAGAATGGTGGCTTGGCTGTGAATAAAATGAGTCTGTTGTGACAGAAGCCAGGCTGTGTGAAAGTAAAACTCACGAGCATATTGAAAATGCAACCTGTTCACTCATGGACGTTACTGGACACAAAtccttttatgtatattttaagatatGATTATTATTCAGGTAAGTTtgacttagaaattaaaaaccttcaagaaagcaTAGTAAAACCCAATGACTTGATTTGTAGTGAAATACAGAGCTCACCACTTCCAGTCTTTGCTCTTAGGAAAACGATCTTCGGGACCACACAGCATTTGCCGCAGCGTCtctctggtttctctttctggAGGGGTGAGATGTAGGTCAAGGTGAAGGTCAAGACCTCTTCTATCAACAGCAAAATTCACTGAGCCCCCTCATCTCATGGAAACATAGCACATTTGCCAACTGTGTCCAATGCGGTTTGCTGTTGCATGTGGGAGAACCAGATTGGATGTTGGGGTCAGCTGGATGCACTCAGTGACTCACTGGGGAATGTGAAGAGACCATCTGGAAAAAGGTGCATTGGTCATAGAAATCACTTCATGGCCTCCTTGGATGCAGTCGCTTTCTCTCCCAAACTCCCTGGAGTCTGATTCTAGAAGAAGGATCCAAAGATGACACCTGCCCACTTATCCTTCCTGAAACATGTTCCAGGTCAGTTAGGATTTCAAATGGTTGGTGACTGCTTTTCAGGaactgttttgcatttttctttctagatTGCTTTGACAACTTCCTGACAAgttctctctgtcacacacatacacacccctgtagtcttcatttttttttaagtttatttatttattttgagagagagagagagagagagagagaatcccaagcagtctcctagctgtcagtgcagagcccaacatggggctcaaactcaaactcatgaaccatgagattatgacctgagccaaagtcgagagttggatgcttaacagactgaaccacccaggagccccgtagGTCTTCATTTTTAGCAATGTTCATTGAATTTTCAGTTACTGattcttgaaatgaaaattttaggtGACACATGAATG contains the following coding sequences:
- the LOC122201354 gene encoding LOW QUALITY PROTEIN: olfactory receptor 10V1-like (The sequence of the model RefSeq protein was modified relative to this genomic sequence to represent the inferred CDS: substituted 1 base at 1 genomic stop codon), whose amino-acid sequence is MEEENRMGVVYFHFHPFSTDPAVAPLLFVAFLVSYLGSLIGNITIGLTVWRDHSLHTPRYFLFALAMLAIGYSTNIAPLTLAGILSTGHMLISLLGCGAXMCPFILLGGSDCVLLAVMAYDRYMAICHPVHYHIIMSWRLCGQMTLGSLGLGFLLSLPLTVLICHLPFCGRNEIFCFFCDMPAFMRLACVDTRMHEAALYAISVATVAVPFLLICLSYGYIVATILRMNSAEGKCRAFSTCSSHFIVVLLQFGCCTLIYLHPSSSSSPEEGWEVSVVYTLFAPVLNPLIYSIRSQEVTDAGRRLTVKTCWFRKPEIFLPRRNIPQTNRGMI